In the genome of Streptococcus mitis, one region contains:
- a CDS encoding iron ABC transporter permease has product MERKKLNIWTVSSLFIFLTYLVFLVYPIVTVLKQALIHEGQFSLANFVTFFSKAYYSETLVNSFKVSITATVTSLVVGTLLAYLFSMYDFKGKKFLQILIIIASMSAPFVGAYSWILLLGRNGVITKFLTNTLHLPAIDIYGFKGIVLVFTLQLFPLVFLYVAGTMKSIDNSLLEAAESMGSFGFKRIVTVVLPLLVPTLLAAALLVFMRAFSDFGTPMLIGEGYRTFPVLIYTQFISEVGGNSAFASALAVMAIIIALAIFLIQKYISNRYSFSMNSLHPIEPKKTTKGKMAAIYATVYGIILFSVLPQVYLIYTSFLKTSGMIFVKGYSLNSYKVAFNRMGSAIFNTIRIPLIALVLVVLFATFISYLAVRKRNLFTNLIDSLSMVPYIVPGTVLGIAFISSFNTGLFGSGFLMITGTAFILIMSLSVRRLPYTIRSSVASLQQIAPSIEEAAESLGSSRLNTFAKITTPMMLSGIISGAILSWVTMISELSTSILLYNVKTRTMTVAIYTEVLRGNYGVAAALSTILTVLTVGSLLLFMKISKSNSITL; this is encoded by the coding sequence ATGGAACGTAAAAAACTAAATATTTGGACAGTCTCCTCTTTATTCATCTTTCTTACCTATCTTGTCTTTCTCGTTTATCCTATCGTTACCGTGCTCAAGCAAGCACTCATACATGAAGGACAATTTTCACTAGCTAATTTTGTCACTTTCTTTAGTAAAGCCTACTACTCTGAGACACTCGTCAACAGTTTCAAGGTTTCCATTACCGCTACTGTCACTTCCTTAGTCGTAGGAACCTTATTAGCTTATCTCTTCTCTATGTATGACTTCAAGGGAAAGAAATTTCTACAAATATTAATTATCATTGCTTCCATGTCAGCTCCTTTCGTGGGAGCCTACTCCTGGATTCTCTTGCTGGGACGAAATGGGGTCATTACTAAATTCCTGACAAATACCCTTCATCTTCCAGCTATCGATATTTATGGATTCAAAGGAATTGTACTTGTCTTTACACTACAATTATTCCCACTAGTATTTCTATACGTTGCTGGGACAATGAAAAGTATTGACAATTCTCTACTTGAAGCCGCTGAAAGTATGGGGTCCTTCGGATTTAAGCGTATCGTAACGGTTGTTTTACCTCTTCTAGTTCCAACCTTACTAGCTGCTGCCCTGCTTGTATTTATGAGAGCATTCTCAGACTTTGGAACACCTATGTTAATTGGTGAAGGATATCGGACTTTCCCTGTCCTGATTTATACCCAATTTATTAGCGAGGTTGGAGGAAATTCTGCTTTTGCATCTGCTTTAGCAGTTATGGCGATTATCATTGCCTTGGCGATTTTCCTTATCCAAAAATACATTTCAAACCGCTACAGTTTCAGCATGAATTCGCTCCATCCAATTGAGCCTAAAAAAACTACAAAAGGAAAAATGGCTGCCATTTATGCAACAGTCTACGGAATTATCTTGTTCTCTGTTCTACCTCAAGTCTACTTGATTTATACTTCTTTCCTAAAAACATCAGGTATGATATTTGTCAAAGGTTATTCTCTAAACAGTTACAAGGTAGCTTTCAATCGTATGGGCTCTGCTATTTTCAATACTATTCGTATCCCTTTGATTGCCTTAGTTCTAGTTGTCCTATTCGCAACATTTATCTCCTACCTAGCCGTTAGAAAACGGAATTTGTTTACAAACTTAATTGACAGCCTCAGTATGGTTCCTTATATTGTACCAGGAACTGTTCTAGGGATTGCCTTCATTTCTTCCTTCAATACTGGTCTATTTGGAAGTGGATTTCTTATGATTACAGGGACAGCTTTCATCTTGATTATGTCTCTATCTGTCAGAAGATTGCCTTATACTATTCGCTCATCTGTTGCTAGCTTACAACAAATAGCCCCAAGTATTGAAGAAGCTGCTGAAAGCTTAGGAAGTAGCCGTCTCAATACCTTTGCCAAGATTACAACTCCAATGATGCTATCTGGTATTATTTCTGGAGCTATCCTATCTTGGGTCACAATGATTTCAGAGCTCTCTACTTCTATCCTCCTCTACAATGTCAAAACAAGAACAATGACTGTAGCCATTTATACAGAGGTTCTCAGAGGAAATTACGGTGTAGCCGCAGCCTTGTCAACTATCCTGACTGTTCTAACAGTAGGTTCCTTGCTCTTGTTTATGAAAATTTCTAAAAGCAACAGCATTACACTTTAG
- a CDS encoding phosphoglycerate mutase, with product MVKVRLYLVRHGKTMFNTIGRAQGWSDTPLTAEGERGIQELGIGLRESGLQFERAYSSDSGRTIQTMGIILDELGLQGKIPYRMDKRIREWCFGSFDGAYDGDLFMGIIPRIFNVDHVHQLSYAELAEGLVEVDTAGWAEGWEKLSGRIKEGFEAIAKEMEEQGGGNALVVSHGMTIGTIVYLINGMHPHGLDNGSVTILEYEDGQFSVEVVGDHSYRELGRENMEEASI from the coding sequence ATGGTAAAAGTACGATTGTATTTGGTACGTCATGGCAAGACCATGTTTAACACGATTGGTCGCGCACAAGGTTGGAGCGATACTCCCTTAACAGCTGAAGGTGAGAGAGGGATTCAAGAATTAGGAATCGGTTTGCGAGAATCTGGTCTGCAGTTTGAGCGTGCTTATTCGAGTGATTCTGGTCGCACTATTCAGACAATGGGAATTATCCTTGATGAACTTGGCTTGCAGGGAAAAATCCCTTATCGCATGGACAAGCGTATCAGAGAATGGTGTTTTGGTAGCTTTGACGGAGCTTATGATGGTGATCTTTTCATGGGCATTATTCCTCGTATCTTTAATGTGGACCACGTTCACCAATTGTCTTATGCTGAACTGGCTGAGGGTTTGGTAGAGGTCGATACAGCTGGTTGGGCTGAAGGCTGGGAAAAACTCAGTGGCCGAATCAAGGAAGGCTTTGAAGCGATTGCCAAAGAAATGGAAGAGCAAGGTGGAGGTAACGCCCTTGTTGTCAGCCACGGAATGACCATTGGAACCATTGTTTATCTGATTAATGGCATGCATCCGCATGGTCTCGATAATGGTAGCGTGACGATTCTTGAATATGAGGACGGCCAGTTTAGCGTAGAAGTTGTCGGCGACCATAGTTACCGAGAACTAGGACGGGAGAATATGGAGGAAGCCTCTATTTAA